The region tcgatTAATTTCTccccgaagcttcgaagcccaaaaaaatagtattcgggacagccctacatatTATGCAACAATGCATTTTTAAGAGAATTCCCTGCAGGAGCCCTGCTAAACATTAGGTCTTTTGAACGTGACAGAAACTCAGAAGTAAAAACTGAGTAGCCTGCCTTTAGGCCTTGGTTCAGAGAACCCAGGTCACATCACACATAAAGCTCAATGTCAAAATCTGAGAAGAAGGTAAAACTTTAAGCAGTTTCAGAAGAAATGCAGCATTTGTGAAGTCGACGAACTGGACTTTTGCAAAACTGGTGCTTAGAAATTCCTTTAAACCACAACAGTGATAACAAAGGCCACACAATGTGAGGCCCAGACCACTGAGTGGGGTCTTCATACACCAGGGTGCAAATACAACCAAGCCTGAGGCTGGCACCAAGTCCACAGGCCAAGGACTGCTGCCGCCGCCTGGCTCTCCATCAGGCATCACGCCTGCCATCCTCTGCACGccgtcatcaccaaacagaggagcttgtttagcggcaggctgctgctccccaagtgatccacagacagactaaggaaatcctttgtccccgagccatcaaactgtacaacacctctctaggtaGGGGTgtggggggacaaaggaggacggtctgcaggacagataataatgcacacagtgcactttcatagactaagctactggagttaccctgcactatactactttttaacaatctcttctgcactatatgcacttttttaatagtcctgtatcacagctgttactctgcaatatattcagttttaatagatttcttcatctccttgtgtttttatatctggtatatttttttttgtactctGCACTACTAacatttttactgcctttttactaacatgttttgcactatggaactgtgatgctggaaactttaatttccctcaataaagttactacctatctatctatctatcaatgtacacatctatctatctatctatctatctacctatctatcatctatctatctatctatctatctatctatctacctatctatctatctatctatcacaaCAGCCAGTGTACACTATTATTcataagaataaaaaagatCAAAAGGAAATCCTGTTTCCTTCATGAGCGATCAGCCTCACATGTAATAGGAGTGACGTTGTATTAGTGGTGTAACGTTACATGTAACGTCGTTACTGTGGTGCTTAACGTTACCCTGGCATTCCTCCTCTGAGTCGGCCCATTCTTTTTAGATGCCAGCTGGTTGACTGAAGCCTGGGCCTCCATCTCTTCAGCTGTTCCACTGTGGAGACAAAGGAGATCCAATCAAAACAACACAAGTAGCTACCCttcaacacagagacacactctCACTAGTCGTCACAGCGTTATGATGATCTATGATCTGATCTTACAGCATATTGACGGTTTCATGTCAGGCCCAGCCAAAGCCTTCATTTACACACTCTTTAACAACATTACATGATCTGTGAACCATATCTAAGCAAGTCTAAATATTCATAAGCATCTCCACTAGTTAAACGGACATATTAGGTAACTCACCGGAGatgttttaaaacaaactgaGCGCTTCTTTAAAGCACAAAGTCGACAGAGAACAGGAACAGACTGATGCTATAACCACAATGGACCCGGCCGGAAGCCGCTTCGGTGGGAATAGAAAGCAAATGCTTTTGCCTGTCTAAAAAAAGACGAAATGTTATTAATTTTACCTTTACAACAAAAAGACcatcaaaaataaattcaatGGAGCATTTTCGGAAATAATacgtttctttttcttcttatttttcattgtattcattaataattgttatatttttaaAGGCACTTGTGAGGACAACTAAGCAGTGCGTTTGTTTTGTGAACCAGGGTTTGCCGGTATACCTTACTGGAGCGACAACATTGAGCAAGATATGAAAACGTTTATATTTATAAGGCAACTTGGGGGAGAagctatttgtattttattaattcTAATGACAAGTAGGCGCATAAAATAGTCATAAAGgttttatataatgtataatatatatagtttatattgtAAGCCCCGCCGCCGTTGGGCTCTGAACGTCTAACGGTCACTACGTACGTTACGTTGTACACAAAGTCAGaggtagtgatgggaattcaggctctttttagtgagccagatcatttgactcagctcaccaagaagagccggctctttcggctcccaaacggctcttcattttaacacttctgcctttttataattcagccaaatctagcgctgttttgacctatgattagtatgtgtgcagatatatcacttaaattattcaatataattatactaaaccttataatttccagaataccataattttgcATGCTGTTTCGTTTCCGactcactcatcttgtctgctattcgcgcaccgactcctctctctttctctcctcctctccctcctgctctgtacctgtagaccgtcagcgcgccgtgCACCCCTGCCCCCCCCGCGCCCCTCCATGCTTGATCGTATAATCCTTGTCtctcatcacctgattggtcgcacggacgtcattaacacaagattcagtcacagtcagtgcatggagtgcccgtggtgcagagaagatcgtcctatcattctgccttggataaataaaaaataaaaaaaataataaaataaacggCTCttggacgggagccggctcttatggtTCACTTacaagagccggctctttgggCCGACTCGTTCTTGACGACGCATCACCAGTCAGAGGACCCGAGGCATCAACACGAGACTGAACACTGAACATGTTCTGTTTCATGTGTTGATAACTGTTAGCAGGGAGCTACTCTTTAGCTGTAGGCACCGAGTGagtgtttgttgttgctgtatAAACAGTGTAAACACGGTGGTAAACAAGACTTTTCTCCTGTGGTAGGTGAGTAAAATAAAGAGGAACTGTCATACATGATGCTGAACCATGGTACCAGACAGTTAGCTaccagctagctagcttagctaACGTTTATACAGGTGCAGCTGTTATGTTTTATGCATtggtatagcacatttcagcaacagggcaattcaaagtgctttacatggtcattcaataacattgcgacaaagtgcaaaagaacattaagacataattaaaacagttataaaaacattaaagattagaaaataaaaacaagctgaaaacaaaagctaggataaaagctaaaatagaatataacacacaagagtaaaagctctagtgcagtatataagatcattatctggtttaatgaaaggcagcagcaaacaggaaagtttgaagctttgatttagaagaactcagagttggtcctgcaggtttctgggagcttgttccaaacatttggtgcataaaaactgaacgctgcttctgcatgtttagttgtgactctggggacactaagcagacctgatccagatgacctgagaggtctggatggttcataacatagcagaagatcagaaatgtaatttggccctaaaccatttagtgctttgtaaaccagcaggagtatttttgaaatcaattcaattcactacagtctatgttttaATACTTCAGCCGTCCAGTGCAAACATATGCCAGTGGTCAGTATGGTTCTCTTATTATTATGCACTCAATCTGTTCCTTCATCTCACCTGCATTGCCTGGTTACAGACAGCAGACTGAAGAGAGATGAagtccaagaagaagaagagacaggATGACTTCCAGAAGGTCAAGTTAAAGGTGGGAAAGACGAAGCCCAAAGCTGATAATGCCACCAACACCAGCTTCCGCTCAAAGGGAATCCATCTGACTGAGCAGCTGAAGAGGGACACAAGTGGCCCcaccacacacagacatcttGGCATCAATGTAAGCTCTTCACTTGTGTTTCACTTGTCAACAAACACATGCTTTTCactacaaattaattttttcGAAAACTACAATTTTCTCTATTTTCCTTCTACTTCACCAGGACCTGCTGTCTCAGCTCCACCATCACAATGCCAATGTGAAAAACAGTGCCTTGTTGGGTTTGAGAGAGTTGCTGTCCCTTAACCCCTCTTTGTTAGAGCAGCATCTCTCTCGCCTGCTTTCTGAAGtggcagctgttttcacagaCAAGGATGGCAACGTCCGTGTGGCGGCTACACGTGTGCTCAGGTTAGTGTAGTTAAAGTGATACAGGATACaacaacacagtaaaacaacacTTGGCTTCTGTGTCTTTCTTAAATAGCATGGGCTAAACTGTCTAAAATTGTTCCAGGTTCATCGCACAGTCTGTGCCTGCAGAACGAGTGGCTCCATTTTTCCCCGTCCTCAGCGCCCACCTGTCGTGTGCCATGACCCACATCGAGGCCGGCATCCAGGAGGACGCCATGAAGATCCTTGATGTGTTGCTGGAACACTACCCTGCTCTGCTAGCAGCTCGGCCTGCAGTACTCCTCACTAACTTCCTAGAGTTAATCTCTCACAGGCAAAGCAGTGGAGGAGCCAAAAAGGCCCAGGATGCTAAGGGACGGACCTGGGCACTGTCAGTCAACCCCAGCAGGGCTGTGACTAGTCAGCAGTGGCGTCTCTCTGTGCTCCTCAGGTATGAAGGCCATGTGCACACAGATTCTGAAGGATTTAGTTAAGTTATAATTCCAGCTGcttatctttttgttttgtgtcacttGTATTTCAGGCTTGGACGTTTTCTGCAGGCAGTGGTTGAGGAAAGACCAGTGGAGGAAAGTGATAATTTTTTCCCAACTGAAGGAGTATTTGGCTCCAGTGGAGAGGGCAGGCTTACACCTCTGGATCTCAACTGGGAAGAGCTCACCTACAGCAAGGTTGGAGTGAAGGTGTATGAGCATTCTGGAGCAAAACCAACTCCACGGTCCACttttagactcaggtactatactGCAAACTCAAGGAATAGGAATCAGAGACAGGATTTTCATAACATAAGACATAACAAATAAGTGGGAAGTGAACACGCCATGACCGCGCCCACTTATGAGACAGATAGtgtataccatttcaaaccattggCGGAGCTTATAATGcgtcatctttgttatagagCATTTTTGAAATAACTAACATAGTTTCAGTTGAATTTAAACAATTACATTTCATGTTAAACATATTCTTTATTCTATTTTCTCACTGTGTAGACTCGAGGTGGACCTTGGACCCATAGTGGGTGAGGGTTTGGACTCAGCTGAGGCAGTTCAGAGCTTTGCAGCCACACTGGTGCCTCTTCTGCTAGAAGTGTGGGTAGAAGCCAGCACCAGTGACTGTCCCTGGAACAATACTGAGGGCTCTCACCTGCTCACCCCAGACGCCATGTCAGTGATGTTCCAGGTGTTGTCTATTCTGCAGCTGCTGAGAAAACTGGCACCACAGCAGGAGCACCAGGATGCACTGGTGAGGCGAGGAGCAGACAAATATTACACAGTAGTTTTTGTACAAGGAAAGGTTTACTAAAAATGCGTTGTCCTTATTGTAGGATGCATGGTTCTACAAAGAATACCTGGGAGATTTTAAGCAGCACTTCATGAAAAACTTTCCCTATGGAGCTCGGGACACACCCAAACATAAAAAGAAGGTTGATCTCAAAAGGTAAGGAATATCATCATCCTTTCTTCTCCCCttccttaaagcagcagtcggtaactttgcaagcaaatatgaaaaaagttacttttataaaacagtcactatatcctgacagaagtgcatgagacagcTAATCTGTCAAAAAAACGTtcctgtgtcctcctgtgctcctaatggcatttgcaagatttcactgcacctgaaggaaaacaaccaatgagAGCTGACTAGTCTccgaagcagctgtcaatcactgcttgcggactccaatcaaactgtcaaaccaggcagcgctgatcaaatatgaatcaatattctgttactgtaacgcTTAtgtctcgcctcaaatgttttccgaaacatattttagtgtactgttaagctgtaaaatgataaagtctGCTCCGGGCGGTGGATGGAGCTTGGTTCTGGCtagactgttttcaacatggtggcctggtcacaaactttctgcctagtttgacagtttgatcggagttttgagtgcagtgattgacagttgctgtagagactcctcgactctgattggttgttttcattcaggtgtggtgaaatcttgcaaatgccattaagagcactaggaggagggtagtgtctagaaggtaacccgcaacaTCGAAATATGTTCTGAATTCCTCAAAaatttgcaaaaactctcgctgcacgacgacctatcctaaccgtaactattccagatcaatgcctaaccttaatcatcttatgagagtttccccaacgtgtgggttcccttctagacccatgaggaggcagaggaacatgattttttttacagattatctgtctcatgcacttctgtcagtgactgttttataaaaataactttatatcatatttgctccgagttactgactgcagctttagtGTTTTAAATCATCATTAAACTACCCGGGATCTGTAATCATTACTTCTGTTATGAAGACTTTTATTAGCTCTACCTACTGTAATCCCACTGCCCTTCCTTTAGGAGTAAGCAGACTGCAGCCGTCCCAGGATTGATAATGGAGCCTCTGGCCCTAAACATCACACTTTGCCAGGTCATGGTATCACTCAGTCAGAGGCAAGGACTCGGCCGAGAGACGGACGGAGACTGGCTGACACCTCTGAGGACGTTTGTCCGAGACACTCTGGGCAGCGATGTGAAACTCAGCTACAGGCAGCTCCACATGCTGCTGGGTACCGTGTGGAAGATGGTGCTCACACAGAGGAGCAAAAGTAAGCATGTGCTGTGTATTTGTGAAAGTGTGTCTGATTTCAGTAAACAGAAAAGCATGAATTCAATAATATTCCAAGAGTTTGAAGAGACCACAGAACACACATATAAGTGTTTATTTCAGTGACAAGATTATGGGTTGATATCCAGATACTAGTATGAActagaatatattttttatgtaatttgaACATTGatatctgtatgtatgtttgtatttgtgCAGCAGTGACAGAGGAGCTGTTGGCAGCGGTGTATATCTACTATAAGCAGAGGCAGCTGTCTCTCCAGACACGATCTCTGCTGCTGTCTTTCTACAGCAAGCTCTACCTGCAAGAGCAAGGACATACACACATAGCGAGGTAACCTCAGTCATCGTTTTTCAACAACCTATTTACACAGCTAAACGTAACACAGCAGGAGCTCCATATTGTAGAATACCTGTTTTGAAtattaaattagatttttatgAATTCAAATCCAACTTGTTGTAGAAAACATAATATTCTTGCACAACAGCATAAGCATCTCACAAGCTCAGCTTTTGTGTGTTGTAAGTACAGACCAGTGACTGTTTAGGGAGCAGTTTGTTCATCCAGTCAAATGCTGGAAGGGTTAAAGGGGATCATGTGTGTATAGTCGACATGAAATCATGTCTTACTCAAGCTAATTCATCCAGGACAGTGCCCTTGCTGAAAACGAATAATTCTTATTTGTAAATATAGTGGATAACAAAGACATTTTTCCACTCAGGTGTTAAAACGCAGTGTTCTAATATTCCTTATTTATGTTTTAGGCCTATAAGAatgtaacaaaaacatatttacattatttgtcTGTGGAGGCCCAAAGGAAaattcttaaaggaacagtgtgtaggatttttacgttacctgaaggccaccgtagttctccgtcatgcttgtgaaactgctgtaatGTGAGCCGagtgcagagtgcaaaactgtggtaccaccagtcgccgttgctcctaaagtagagctaatatggtaaggatggcctctgagcaaggcgaactGTGTTACTGCGGTTTTGTGCTCgatggctcacgttaccacagtcttggaaagggaggagtgagcggaggggtattcagttggttgcaatctgcaaccacaccactagatgacaccaaatcctacaaTCTGTCCCTTAAGATTCAAACCCTTCCACTGTGCCTTTTATATCCTGGCACATTTTACTGTAACTCTGGCTGCCTTTGGTTTACGTGCACATCTTCATGtcatccctccctctgtctctctgaaggAGCAAGGTGCTGTGTCGTTGGTTGGCGTCTCTTCCTGTGCAGTTGGCCCAGCTGGGCAACCGTAACCCTGCTCTCTCTGCACGACTTCTCCTGTCCATCCAGGCTGCTGCTTCTCGAAGACACAAAGACCTGCTCAACAGTCTGCACACGCACGCTTGCAGACTCTACGGTACGCACACTCAATTAGAcggacaaacagagagacaataataaacattatttataaagcaccttttaaaacacagttACTAAGTGCTTTACAATTAAAAACAGAACACGTTTATACATGAGAAAGAAATGGACTAAAAGCCAATAACTAAacacatagaaacacaaaaagtaaaacaaactaaaaagtccataaaacataaataaaatcacagaaaagcaattttaaaaaaaataattttaaagacGAGCTAGAGTTTGCAGCCCTGATCTCCACAGTCTAGGAGCCCTGACACATCTGAGGATCTCAGGGTGCAGGAAGAAACATAGGGCAATAAGAGATCTGATAAATAACTTGGGGTGAGGCCTCTCTGGGCTTTGTAAGTAATCaagaatatttaaaaatcaattctaaaagcAACAGGTGGCCAGTGTAAAGAAGCCATGGTGGGTGAAATATGGTCATGTTTCCTAGACCGAGTCAAAATCCTAGCAGCGGAGTTAGGTTTTGTGATATCACATATAATTGTTGATATTAGATATAAGGATCAGATTTATACCACAGCCAACTTTCACCAACTTTCTTGGACAAAAAACTGTTATTGCACTGATGTTTGTGGTTTGAAACTTGTTGCACCTCTGGACACACCTCAGTCAGCGATGCCCCATCAGGTGTTTTCCATTCACCAACTGGCAAATACCTGATGTTGCAGCCACTGGTCAGGGTGTGGTCAGAGGTTGAAAGTTTGAAACGTTCAACCCAAAGAGAGTCATAGTAGTCTTGCTCTATATCTGGCTTGGTAAATCGCCAGTCTAGCTTCTGATTTAGGATTAATTAAAGGGAGATGCAGTAAAAGCACGCTCTCTCTTACTACtgaattaatgaaaaataaatgaattcacACTTgtgaaaaatacataataatttcCATATGCATTTAATACAATACAGAATGCAACCAAGAGAACAGAAATATGAACCACAAGTTGCACCATAATTTCCCTAGGAGGCGGTGTAACTCCATGTTTCCCTCCCGCCAGataactttgtaaaactgaaCTACAACCAGAGGCGGAAAGCGGTAATAAGCCCGGACATATCCACTGCTCCGAGGCTGGTCGGGTAGTTAGGCTGGTGTGTGACAGAGGGGGCCGTGAGAGGAGGGGGCCGGATAGAAACTGCTGCAGAGCCAGCGATTCAACATCACAAGACTCCTTTTGTCTGAGGGCTTCTGACATCAGCATGTGCGTCAGAGACAGACTGAACACCACGCACACAGACATTATCTGAGCCCTCACTGTCGTGGCCatgcctgtctctctgtcccctTTATAACTAGTCCGAGCATATTCTGGTTTTCCTGGTATCTCTTTAAATTTCATGGTAGGGCTTCATCTTGTATCCCCAGAGGGTGCAGTGCATTGCTATCTCTGTGTAATCACAcaaaagtgtatgtgtgtgtgtgtgtgtgtgtgtgaagatcCACAGGAAGGAGTTGTGGCGCTTTTACCAATAGAGTCCCAGCAACGAATGGTGCAGCTGCTCTACTTTCTACCCAAGATGCCCCAGACTCTTCTGGCCaatctgagctgctgctgcaccaccGGACGATTGTCTGCCGGCCTCACCGCCTCTCTGATTCGTATCGTACACCTTCGGTGAGCTTGAAAACCCCCCCATACACCTGCAGAGGCCCCATTAACTCAATTTATAGGCATGTTTGTTAAAGGAGACACTCCTGTTTTGGAAAGAGATGTTTGACAGTGCAGGAATGCCCTCACTTTTTGAGTCCAACAGTTAAACTTATCAGGTAAAGGCACTCAAAGCACTCTAGCCTGCCACCATCAGATGGCAGTATTGCGCTTTCACAAATGAATTCCTggcatttttttctgggtttctAACCTGCTTGTTGACAGGTGCTGATGTGAATGTCCTGTATATTTGATATTCAACctacaataaaaacagtttttatatttttattttctgttacaCACCCACAGCTTATCTCTCCATGTACTGGTGTGTGTATCTGCATGCGTTTGTGTGTTTGGCCCTCTGCTTGTGCCAGTGTTGTGCAAATTTTGAGGGGAGGGAGTGCTGAGTTCAgatgggatgtgtgtgtaatggaTATGATACAAAGAGCTCTTTGGGAGGCTGGAATGCAGAGTCGTCATGGACTATTGAAAAGACAGTTCAGTCTGCATGTGCCTCCCGGGCTTCACAAAACACACTTGTTATTCACTCGCATTTCCTACAGTTACAGATCTATCTTCCCCTCGGGACAAGGAAGATTTTATTTCATAACTATATTTCCGTGCACCATTATCCTCAATATGATGCTCTCACAAAACATCGTGAATAATCATAAGGAATGTGATGAGGAATTTATGAGCAGGAAATTGTTATCAGGAAATTAATGGAAATGGTGTgcccaaaaaatgtaaaaatgtttccAGCTTTGTGTTTAACGCAGATTTTGAGTTG is a window of Sebastes umbrosus isolate fSebUmb1 chromosome 11, fSebUmb1.pri, whole genome shotgun sequence DNA encoding:
- the tex10 gene encoding testis-expressed protein 10 homolog is translated as MKSKKKKRQDDFQKVKLKVGKTKPKADNATNTSFRSKGIHLTEQLKRDTSGPTTHRHLGINDLLSQLHHHNANVKNSALLGLRELLSLNPSLLEQHLSRLLSEVAAVFTDKDGNVRVAATRVLRFIAQSVPAERVAPFFPVLSAHLSCAMTHIEAGIQEDAMKILDVLLEHYPALLAARPAVLLTNFLELISHRQSSGGAKKAQDAKGRTWALSVNPSRAVTSQQWRLSVLLRLGRFLQAVVEERPVEESDNFFPTEGVFGSSGEGRLTPLDLNWEELTYSKVGVKVYEHSGAKPTPRSTFRLRLEVDLGPIVGEGLDSAEAVQSFAATLVPLLLEVWVEASTSDCPWNNTEGSHLLTPDAMSVMFQVLSILQLLRKLAPQQEHQDALDAWFYKEYLGDFKQHFMKNFPYGARDTPKHKKKVDLKRSKQTAAVPGLIMEPLALNITLCQVMVSLSQRQGLGRETDGDWLTPLRTFVRDTLGSDVKLSYRQLHMLLGTVWKMVLTQRSKTVTEELLAAVYIYYKQRQLSLQTRSLLLSFYSKLYLQEQGHTHIARSKVLCRWLASLPVQLAQLGNRNPALSARLLLSIQAAASRRHKDLLNSLHTHACRLYDPQEGVVALLPIESQQRMVQLLYFLPKMPQTLLANLSCCCTTGRLSAGLTASLIRIVHLRSSLSGWSVGSQEAALQDVDYISFLFSALTGFSSTKLASLQEADDESILPPSPLSPLSLYPTPLEQFTHHWDVVEEVSHCLETLGSKSQCFDILQNGICKYLTKLGVVPDSMVAGLLRAVSRLLDLSVLPIEPVLRFLSQCCLSLLALLITLEQELPTETNHKREAIWGACVSALSTVPRLLRMVLQLMRVGDLSEEELPQLGQILSMLLQHTPLHNQLLANATLLQEIIQHLTRYSRGATREQWLTDLLYCYSVTVAHGSSARRGNLGLREMY